The following nucleotide sequence is from Halobacteriovorax sp. DA5.
CGAATGAAAGCGTTTTTCTCTTGGGCGAGTTTCTCCATTCGAGTTTTGTCACCAAGTAAACTTCCACCACTTAGTGGAGAACTTGGATCAATTGCTAAGACTGCGACTTTTAGTCCCTTGTTAATTAAGAGAAGTCCCAGGGATTCAATAAATGTAGATTTACCAACCCCAGGCGTTCCAGAAATACCGATACGAATTGATTTTCCAGTTAGAGGAAGAATTTCGTTTAAGAGCTCCTGAGCTTCTTTTTGATGCTCAGCTTTCTTACTTTCGATTAAAGTGATGAATTTAGAAAGTGATCTAATATTTCCACTTTTTAATTTCTGGATATCAATTTGCATTACTTTTGTGCCTCTTTGATTTTTGTAATTACATCTTTTGCGGCTTCAGCAATTGTTGTTCCTGGTCCATAGATTCCCTTAACACCAGCTTCATAAAGGAAGTCATAGTCTTTTCTAGGAATTACTCCACCTGCAACAACGATGATATCTTCTGCATCAAGTTTTTTAAGCTCAGCAATTAGTTCTGGAATTAATGTTTTGTGTCCCGCTGCAAGTGAAGATGCACCAACGACGTGAACATCGTTTTCTACAGCTTGCTTCGCAACTTCTTCCGGAGTTGAGAAAAGCGGAGAAAGGTCAACGTCAAAACCAACATCTGCATATGCTGTTGCTACAACTTTGGCTCCACGGTCATGTCCATCTTGCCCCATCTTTGCAACGAGAATTCTCGGACGACGTCCAAAGTCTCTTTCAAATTGGTCAATTTCGTTTTTAATGCTCATCCATTCCTCATCGCTTTCAAATGATTTACCATAAACACCTGAAACAGTTTTTGTATTTGCATTGTAGCGTCCCCATTCCTTCTCTAGTGCATAAGTGATTTCACCAACACTACAACGCGCTTCCATTGCCTCAACAGCAAGTTCTAAACCATTGCCGTTTCCAGTTTTAGCGTAATATTCAAGCTTTGCCATACATTCACTAACTTTCGCTTCATCACGTGATTCACGAATTTCTTCAAGTCTTTTGATTTGTTCATTAAGAACTTGAACGTTATCGATTTCAAGAACTTCAACGTGATCTTCTTTTGTTGGCTTATACTTGTTTACACCTACGATTACATCTTCACCGCGATCAATACGTGCTTGCTTAAGTGCCGCGGCTTCTTCAATCTTAAGTTTTGGAAGACCTGTCTCAATTGCTTTTGCCATGCCACCAGCTTCCTCAATTTCTTTGATTAAGCTTCGAGCTTTGTCTGCAATCTCTTTCGTCAGAGTTTCCATCATGTATGAACCACCCCATGGATCAACAGTGTTTGTAATTCCTGTTTCTTCCTGAAGGATGATTTGAGTATTTCTTGCAATACGAGCAGAGAATTCAGTTGGAAGTGCAATCGCTTCATCAAAAGAGTTCGTGTGAAGAGATTGTGTACCACCGAATACCGCTGCCATTGCTTCAATTGTAGTACGAATAATATTGTTATATGGATCCTGTTCCGTTAATGACCAACCAGAAGTCTGGCAGTGGGTACGTAGCATTTTCGATTTAATATTTTTCGGCTCATATCTTTCAACAATTTCAGACCATAGAAGTCTTGCCGCGCGAAGCTTTGCAATTTCCATGTAAAAGTTCATTCCAATACCAAAGAAGAATGAGAGTCTTGGCGCGAATTGATCAATCTGCATACCTGCTTTAATTGCAGTGTCGATATATTCTTTTCCATCTGCAAGAGTGTAAGCTAGCTCTAAGGCAGCATCTGCACCTGCTTCTTGAATATGGTAACCAGAAATCGAGATAGAGTTGAACTTCGGCATATTAGTTGAAGTGTATTCAAAAATATCTGCGATAACTTTCATTGAAGGAGCTGGTGGGAATATATAAGTATTTCTTACCATGAACTCTTTTAAGATATCATTTTGAATTGTTCCTGAAAGTTGATCAAGAGATACACCTTGCTCTTTTGCTGCAACAATATATCCTGCTAGAACAGGTAACACAGCACCATTCATTGTCATCGAAACAGATACTTTATCTAATGGGATTCCATCAAAGAGTACTTTCATATCTTCAACTGTATCGATTGCAACACCTGCTTTACCAACATCACCTTTTACACGAGGATGGTCTGAATCGTAACCTCTGTGAGTAGCAAGATCGAATGCAACTGAAACACCTTGTCCACCTGCCGCTAGTGCCTTCTTATAAAAATCATTTGATTCTTTTGCTGTAGAAAATCCAGCATACTGGCGAATCGTCCATGGACGTCCTGTATACATCGTAGCTCTTGGACCTCTGATAAACGGATCCATTCCTGGCATTGTATCAACGAGGTTATTATTTTCTAGATCAGCTTTTGTATAAAGAGATTTAAGTTCAATCCCCTCTGGAGTTTGAGTAACCTTAGGGCCTTTACCTCTTGTTTCTTTGTCAGCTAATTCTTTCCAAGTGTTTAAGTTATCTTTTGAATTATTTGGCATTTATTCTCCTTCAAACCACTTTACAACTACGTGATCAATTCCTGCTCTTTGAGCGGCTTCAATTCCAGTCGGTGAGTCTTCAAAAATTAGACATTCGTGTGTTTGAGCTTTAAAAAAATCCTGTGCCAATAGATATGGTGCAGGATCAGGCTTCGTTTTATCTACTTCTCTTTCTGTAATTATTTTTTCAAAGTAACAGTCTAGTTCACAATGTTTTAAAATTGGATGAGTTACTTCGTATTGACTTGCTGTTACTAGTGCAAGTCGGATATCACTGT
It contains:
- the scpA gene encoding methylmalonyl-CoA mutase; the protein is MPNNSKDNLNTWKELADKETRGKGPKVTQTPEGIELKSLYTKADLENNNLVDTMPGMDPFIRGPRATMYTGRPWTIRQYAGFSTAKESNDFYKKALAAGGQGVSVAFDLATHRGYDSDHPRVKGDVGKAGVAIDTVEDMKVLFDGIPLDKVSVSMTMNGAVLPVLAGYIVAAKEQGVSLDQLSGTIQNDILKEFMVRNTYIFPPAPSMKVIADIFEYTSTNMPKFNSISISGYHIQEAGADAALELAYTLADGKEYIDTAIKAGMQIDQFAPRLSFFFGIGMNFYMEIAKLRAARLLWSEIVERYEPKNIKSKMLRTHCQTSGWSLTEQDPYNNIIRTTIEAMAAVFGGTQSLHTNSFDEAIALPTEFSARIARNTQIILQEETGITNTVDPWGGSYMMETLTKEIADKARSLIKEIEEAGGMAKAIETGLPKLKIEEAAALKQARIDRGEDVIVGVNKYKPTKEDHVEVLEIDNVQVLNEQIKRLEEIRESRDEAKVSECMAKLEYYAKTGNGNGLELAVEAMEARCSVGEITYALEKEWGRYNANTKTVSGVYGKSFESDEEWMSIKNEIDQFERDFGRRPRILVAKMGQDGHDRGAKVVATAYADVGFDVDLSPLFSTPEEVAKQAVENDVHVVGASSLAAGHKTLIPELIAELKKLDAEDIIVVAGGVIPRKDYDFLYEAGVKGIYGPGTTIAEAAKDVITKIKEAQK